The following are from one region of the Chloracidobacterium sp. genome:
- a CDS encoding ABC transporter ATP-binding protein, with protein sequence MLEARTISVRYGPCDVLREVSLSLGEGRLLALLGPNGAGKTTLLKALNGTLRADKGSVLLDGRPLSELSRQEAARRVAVVAQENETKFPVTVLDFVLSGRFAHGGAFGWERAEDVAVAERALAECDLQNYAMRLMNQLSGGERQRVVLARALATEAKILLLDEPTANLDLAHQAMIFRLVRGRCDAEGFAAVVITHDLNLAAEFADELVLLHRGGLFAAGAAEEVLSEANIAEVFGVSSLRDRNPATGKVRITPIF encoded by the coding sequence ATGCTCGAAGCTCGCACTATCTCAGTTCGTTACGGCCCGTGCGATGTGCTTCGCGAGGTTTCGCTGAGCCTTGGCGAGGGTCGGCTGCTGGCGTTGCTCGGGCCGAATGGCGCAGGCAAGACGACTTTGCTCAAGGCACTCAATGGCACGCTGCGGGCGGACAAGGGAAGCGTCTTGCTCGATGGCCGTCCGCTCTCGGAGCTTTCGCGGCAAGAGGCGGCAAGGCGGGTCGCGGTCGTCGCGCAGGAGAACGAGACGAAGTTTCCCGTAACGGTGCTTGATTTTGTGCTTTCGGGGCGATTCGCCCACGGTGGAGCGTTTGGCTGGGAGCGCGCAGAGGACGTCGCGGTCGCCGAGCGGGCGCTTGCCGAGTGCGACCTGCAGAATTACGCCATGCGATTGATGAATCAGCTTTCGGGCGGCGAGCGGCAGCGGGTCGTGCTCGCCCGGGCGCTTGCGACCGAGGCGAAAATTCTCTTGCTCGATGAGCCGACGGCCAATCTTGACCTCGCCCATCAGGCGATGATCTTCCGGCTCGTCCGCGGGCGGTGCGACGCCGAGGGCTTTGCGGCGGTCGTGATAACCCACGACCTGAATCTCGCCGCCGAGTTTGCCGACGAGCTTGTTTTGCTGCATCGCGGCGGGCTTTTCGCGGCCGGAGCGGCGGAAGAGGTGCTCAGCGAGGCGAATATCGCCGAGGTTTTCGGCGTCAGCTCGCTCCGCGACCGAAATCCGGCAACCGGAAAGGTGCGAATTACGCCGATTTTTTGA
- a CDS encoding TonB-dependent receptor, translating into MRFILTCLLTGIASVGAYAQNTGGMSGVVRQEGKPVVGAEVRATIHDPAGNITYRAVTDENGFYKFETLRAGSYMVTAEGERGKGIAYVPSSVVTAGSTTTLDLTLSMETYAVFSSQLSIRESVQIAADSPQPIDEVSKTVNVISGQEMRERADFSLVESLRSIPGFRIQQLGGFGRTANIKTRGLRNQDTAVLIDGVRLRDASAITGDATPFLSDLTLTSVSSVEVLRGSGSSLYGTNAIGGTVNFITPNPKASPNGQLSYAAGGLGLQRFRGNFSDGTRDGKFGFNIALARTAYTKGIDGNDDAFNTNFQSRLLFQPTANTNISGRFFVSDAYVRLNSNPDTFGTPPATNRGIIDAAAGVNLVPDADDPDAVQKSQFFLGHVSLTQILRPDMSFTANYSGLRTSRKNENGLLGVGFQSASTSVFDGIIQTANAAINWTPSNQDIKFGYEFEHEKFGNEGFTPSGSGNFDTRVTQQSSTLFARDLVSLFDDRLQIAGGFRAQVFGLGTPRFSLANAPYSGVAVSDIPAAVTFDGAASYFFRSSGTKLRAHVGTGYRVPSLYERFGTFFSSFGTPRFVALGDPGLKPERSIAYDGGIEQSIAGDRVRLSAVYFYTQLTNTIGYGNIVPDIGTTTRPFGGYINQKGGIARGGEFSGRFAPTASTELFGSYTLTKSLQRQPQVTGSGVIETLGIPEHQFTLVATQRFERFWVNFDLLVSSSYLAPIFSNSTFSTYVYRFDGNRRGDLTAGYTFKLKNDKFDLRLFGTLENVFDNGYYENGFRTAGRNGRVGLSFGF; encoded by the coding sequence ATGCGATTTATTTTAACGTGTTTATTAACGGGTATTGCTTCCGTGGGTGCCTACGCACAGAATACGGGAGGGATGTCTGGGGTCGTTCGTCAGGAAGGAAAGCCTGTTGTCGGTGCTGAAGTTCGTGCGACGATTCACGATCCGGCGGGCAACATTACGTATAGGGCGGTGACCGATGAGAATGGCTTTTATAAGTTTGAAACGCTTCGGGCCGGAAGCTACATGGTCACTGCCGAAGGAGAGCGGGGAAAGGGTATCGCTTATGTCCCGAGTTCCGTTGTAACCGCGGGCTCAACGACGACGCTCGATCTAACCTTGTCGATGGAAACCTATGCTGTTTTCAGTTCGCAGCTCTCAATACGCGAGTCCGTACAGATCGCAGCGGATTCACCTCAGCCGATCGATGAAGTTTCCAAGACCGTGAACGTCATCAGCGGGCAGGAGATGCGGGAGCGGGCGGATTTTTCGCTGGTCGAGTCGCTGCGTTCGATCCCCGGTTTTCGCATTCAGCAGCTCGGCGGATTTGGCCGGACGGCGAACATCAAGACACGCGGTCTCCGCAATCAGGACACGGCCGTGCTGATTGATGGCGTGCGGCTCCGCGATGCCTCGGCGATCACCGGCGACGCGACGCCTTTCTTGAGCGACCTGACGCTGACGAGCGTTTCAAGCGTCGAGGTGCTTCGCGGCTCGGGGAGCTCGCTTTACGGGACGAACGCCATCGGCGGAACGGTCAATTTCATTACGCCTAACCCGAAGGCCAGCCCGAACGGACAGCTTTCCTACGCTGCCGGAGGACTCGGGCTGCAACGCTTTCGCGGTAATTTTTCTGACGGCACGCGGGACGGCAAGTTCGGCTTCAACATCGCCCTTGCCCGTACGGCCTACACCAAAGGCATTGACGGCAACGACGACGCCTTCAACACGAATTTTCAAAGCCGGCTGCTCTTTCAGCCGACCGCAAATACGAATATCTCCGGCCGCTTTTTTGTTTCGGATGCTTACGTGCGGCTGAACTCGAACCCGGACACGTTCGGCACGCCGCCGGCCACGAACCGCGGAATCATCGACGCCGCGGCGGGCGTCAACTTGGTACCCGATGCCGACGACCCGGACGCCGTGCAGAAGTCGCAGTTCTTCCTCGGCCATGTTTCGCTGACGCAGATCCTGCGGCCGGATATGAGCTTTACGGCGAATTACTCGGGGCTTCGCACGTCGCGTAAGAACGAGAACGGCCTGCTTGGCGTCGGATTCCAATCGGCCTCGACCTCGGTTTTCGACGGCATTATCCAAACGGCGAACGCCGCGATCAATTGGACGCCGAGCAATCAAGACATCAAGTTCGGCTATGAGTTTGAGCACGAGAAGTTCGGCAACGAAGGGTTTACGCCGAGCGGCTCGGGCAACTTTGATACGCGTGTTACGCAGCAGAGCAGCACGCTCTTTGCCCGCGACCTGGTGAGTCTTTTCGACGACCGGCTTCAGATCGCAGGCGGCTTCCGGGCGCAAGTTTTCGGGCTCGGCACGCCGCGGTTCAGCCTTGCGAATGCGCCGTATTCGGGCGTTGCAGTTTCGGACATTCCGGCCGCCGTTACTTTCGACGGAGCGGCCTCGTACTTTTTCCGGTCGAGCGGGACGAAGCTCCGTGCACACGTCGGCACCGGCTATCGCGTTCCATCGCTTTACGAGCGTTTTGGGACCTTTTTTAGCTCGTTCGGCACGCCTCGATTCGTCGCTCTCGGCGATCCGGGACTCAAACCCGAGCGGTCCATCGCCTACGACGGCGGCATCGAGCAAAGCATCGCAGGCGACCGCGTTCGGCTCTCGGCGGTCTATTTTTATACCCAGCTTACCAATACGATCGGCTACGGCAACATAGTGCCCGACATCGGCACGACAACGCGGCCCTTCGGCGGCTACATCAACCAGAAAGGCGGTATTGCCCGCGGCGGCGAGTTTAGCGGCCGGTTCGCTCCGACCGCCTCGACCGAGCTTTTCGGTTCGTACACGCTGACAAAAAGTCTGCAACGCCAGCCTCAAGTGACGGGAAGCGGCGTCATTGAAACACTTGGCATTCCGGAGCATCAGTTCACGCTTGTTGCGACGCAAAGGTTCGAACGTTTCTGGGTCAATTTCGATCTGCTCGTTTCGTCGTCGTATCTCGCCCCGATATTCAGCAATTCGACGTTCTCAACATACGTTTATCGGTTTGACGGCAATCGGCGCGGCGACCTGACAGCGGGATATACGTTCAAATTGAAAAATGATAAGTTTGACCTTCGGCTTTTCGGAACTCTCGAAAACGTTTTCGACAACGGTTATTACGAAAACGGCTTTCGTACGGCCGGACGAAACGGGCGTGTCGGGCTGAGCTTTGGTTTTTAA
- the gatB gene encoding Asp-tRNA(Asn)/Glu-tRNA(Gln) amidotransferase subunit GatB, whose translation MSMKNGWEAVIGMEIHTQLATETKIFCGCRVEVGGEPNTNTCPVCLGLPGALPVLNRRVIELGARAALALGLEIQETSIFARKNYFYPDLPKGYQISQYDRPFSANGQLKIMTAERDDHGHAKDWKPMTIHIERMHLEEDAGKNVHEGLPDTDKYSYVDLNRAGTPLGEIVTSPDFRTSWQAYDYVNHVRRVLQWVGASDADMEKGNLRCEANVSVRKVGETGYNNKVELKNLNSVRFMQKAIEFEIERQIAAHESGEGVRQETRLWNEQANETRIMRSKEDAHDYRYFPEPDLQPLKVSQEFVDAVRRSMPELPDNMRDRFIEVYGLSYADASQLVAERELAEFFETTARLSSSPKIAANWVLGEFTRELNNSGKSVAECLVSAEDLAELIKTVEAGSINNNQAKEVLVEMFVSGKPPVGIIDEKGFEQVSDEGAIAKIVEEVIAANEAQVAAYRGGNEKLFGFFVGQVMKASQGKANPKVVNELLKKAL comes from the coding sequence ATGTCTATGAAGAACGGTTGGGAAGCAGTAATAGGAATGGAGATCCACACGCAGCTGGCAACGGAGACAAAGATCTTTTGCGGCTGCAGGGTGGAGGTCGGCGGAGAGCCCAATACGAACACGTGCCCCGTTTGCCTCGGACTGCCAGGTGCATTGCCGGTGCTGAATCGCCGTGTGATCGAACTCGGTGCCCGAGCGGCATTGGCTTTGGGCCTCGAGATCCAAGAGACCTCGATATTTGCCCGCAAGAACTACTTCTATCCGGACCTGCCCAAGGGGTACCAGATATCGCAGTACGATCGTCCGTTCTCGGCAAATGGCCAATTGAAAATTATGACCGCAGAGCGTGACGATCATGGCCATGCGAAAGACTGGAAACCGATGACGATCCACATCGAGCGGATGCACCTAGAGGAAGACGCAGGTAAGAACGTTCACGAAGGATTGCCCGATACCGACAAGTATTCTTACGTCGACCTCAATCGGGCCGGAACGCCGTTGGGCGAGATCGTTACCTCTCCCGATTTTCGAACGTCCTGGCAGGCGTACGATTATGTCAATCATGTACGCCGCGTGCTGCAATGGGTCGGTGCGAGCGACGCCGATATGGAAAAAGGCAATCTGCGGTGCGAGGCAAACGTTTCTGTTCGAAAGGTGGGTGAAACCGGTTACAACAACAAGGTCGAACTAAAGAATCTGAATTCCGTCCGCTTTATGCAGAAGGCGATCGAGTTTGAGATCGAACGGCAGATCGCGGCGCACGAATCGGGCGAGGGAGTCCGGCAGGAAACACGGCTTTGGAACGAACAGGCAAACGAGACAAGGATAATGCGGTCGAAAGAGGACGCCCACGATTACCGCTACTTTCCAGAACCCGACCTTCAGCCGTTAAAGGTCTCGCAGGAGTTTGTCGATGCCGTCCGTCGATCCATGCCGGAATTGCCTGACAATATGCGTGACCGGTTCATCGAGGTCTACGGATTGAGCTACGCTGACGCCTCGCAGTTGGTCGCCGAGCGGGAACTTGCGGAATTCTTCGAGACGACTGCTAGGCTCAGTTCAAGTCCAAAAATTGCGGCGAACTGGGTGTTGGGCGAGTTTACCCGCGAATTGAACAACTCGGGCAAAAGCGTTGCCGAATGCCTCGTTTCCGCAGAAGATCTGGCTGAGCTGATAAAAACGGTTGAAGCCGGTTCGATCAATAATAATCAGGCAAAAGAGGTATTGGTCGAGATGTTTGTGAGCGGAAAACCTCCTGTCGGCATTATTGACGAGAAGGGATTCGAGCAGGTCTCGGATGAGGGTGCGATCGCGAAGATCGTCGAAGAAGTGATCGCCGCAAATGAGGCACAGGTCGCGGCATACCGCGGAGGAAACGAAAAGCTCTTCGGGTTCTTTGTCGGCCAAGTGATGAAGGCGTCGCAGGGAAAGGCAAACCCAAAGGTCGTCAATGAGCTGCTGAAGAAGGCTCTCTGA
- a CDS encoding SDR family oxidoreductase, protein MKLENKVCLVTGGTKGIGYAVAEGLLDAGARVFICGRDKGDLKHALERLSQKGEAAGEVCDVRSEEQVRMMLAECERVFGGLDILVNNAGIGYFGKTVEELSGEEFRQTIETNLYGVFYACHYAIPMLKSRGGGYIFNISSLAGQNAHPRMAAYNASKFGLNGFSEALMQEVRQDKIKVSYICPGSVNTAFGGDMPSEEKRWQLQPADIAQVVMDLLAMPERALPSKVELRPSRPPVK, encoded by the coding sequence ATGAAACTTGAGAACAAGGTCTGCTTAGTCACCGGCGGGACGAAAGGGATCGGTTACGCTGTTGCCGAGGGTTTGCTCGATGCCGGCGCACGCGTTTTCATCTGCGGCCGCGACAAGGGCGACCTTAAGCATGCGCTCGAACGGCTTTCGCAGAAGGGCGAAGCGGCCGGCGAGGTGTGCGACGTTCGGAGCGAGGAACAGGTAAGGATGATGCTTGCCGAGTGCGAACGCGTTTTCGGCGGGCTCGATATTCTGGTCAATAACGCCGGCATCGGCTATTTCGGGAAGACGGTCGAAGAGCTTTCGGGCGAGGAGTTTCGGCAGACCATCGAAACGAATCTTTATGGCGTGTTTTACGCCTGTCATTACGCTATACCAATGCTCAAGAGCCGCGGAGGCGGTTATATCTTCAACATCTCTTCGCTTGCCGGCCAGAACGCCCATCCGCGGATGGCGGCTTACAATGCGTCGAAATTTGGCCTCAACGGCTTCAGCGAAGCGCTGATGCAGGAGGTCCGCCAGGATAAGATCAAGGTTAGCTATATCTGCCCCGGCAGTGTCAATACAGCATTCGGCGGAGATATGCCGAGCGAGGAAAAGAGGTGGCAGCTCCAGCCGGCCGATATCGCACAGGTCGTGATGGACCTGCTTGCAATGCCCGAGCGGGCGTTGCCTAGCAAGGTCGAACTCCGTCCGAGCCGTCCGCCTGTAAAATGA
- a CDS encoding response regulator: protein MEREQLQNFLDEAEIMISGIRRGILVYTQGDASIAVLDVPVQRIKALRLAAAEVGLREIESTSAALQGDLASILSYQQPASPDRLRSLLDGVSTIESQIATIRMSEESFSAGLNELVDRSFGELDRSASLETDSRRNDMVAEAEFEIDAELLEIFAAEADELIGNIEANLEILSKTPGDKDALWEIRRNAHTFKGSAGIVGLKQPSQLAHRIEDLLDQIHDTDRVSNDRIFPVLREATECLKMMIGGDNSSIVVAAVSKLNADFDHLLETIIEAPAQPEQLTRPVTEAAAEVSSQPDAEITKKPDSRAIVRVSLDRLDDMVSVIRDLVVSRSMFEQRLKEFDRQVNELHNAARRLQSTNSRFEVDLGASMLEADRAPGKGFGRPAYPTDGRSVADADHFDPLEFDRYTEFHEAVLELSEASGDTFAINSALETVKDDLQSLFDKQKRLIDGIQEKIMRIRLVAFGTLKTRLERAVRVTCDDESKKADVYLENGELEVDTQILDFLIEPLMHLLKNAVVHGIEYPETRRLIGKPEVGRIDVRLDNEETHIVLRVSDDGGGIVTAALKEKAIGNGLITVEQGDRMSEQEILDLIFVPGLTTAERLNLNAGRGVGMNIVKKTIESRNGTIAIDSSPHRGTTFTVRMPLQLGLTKALLIGTATDTYAIPIKMVKQIVEVDQTYIQAHGSDHKVAIGDAIYELRFIDEFLGFADEPDLGTGPITVVLIETADGIKALSVQKVLKSEEIVIKPLAKPLSELRGVLGAAVVGSGELAPILDVPYFFARGRREKPVTALQDSRSETLTIMAVDDSPSVRHLTSKVIMNAGWNAMVAKDGIDALESLNNSAKLPDVILTDIEMPRMGGYEFVAELKKDERLRPIPVIVITSRGGDKHREKAFENGVTDYLVKPYSDAELIEKIQTLTMLV, encoded by the coding sequence ATGGAACGCGAGCAACTGCAAAACTTCCTTGATGAGGCAGAGATCATGATAAGCGGCATCCGTCGCGGAATACTGGTCTATACACAGGGCGATGCCTCGATCGCGGTCCTCGACGTTCCGGTTCAACGGATCAAGGCCCTCCGATTGGCCGCTGCCGAGGTCGGGCTCCGCGAGATCGAATCGACCTCGGCCGCACTTCAAGGTGACCTCGCGTCGATACTTAGTTATCAACAGCCGGCCTCACCGGATCGGCTCCGCTCGCTCCTGGATGGCGTTTCGACGATAGAATCGCAGATCGCGACAATTCGCATGAGTGAAGAGTCGTTCTCAGCAGGCCTCAACGAGCTTGTCGATCGTTCTTTCGGCGAACTTGATCGTTCGGCGTCTCTCGAAACCGATAGCCGCAGAAACGACATGGTGGCTGAAGCAGAGTTTGAGATCGATGCTGAATTGCTCGAAATATTTGCAGCCGAAGCCGATGAACTCATCGGAAACATCGAGGCCAATCTTGAGATTCTTTCAAAGACACCAGGTGACAAGGATGCTTTGTGGGAGATCCGCCGCAACGCTCACACATTCAAAGGATCCGCCGGCATTGTCGGGCTCAAACAACCGAGCCAGCTTGCTCACAGGATCGAAGATCTTCTCGACCAGATCCATGACACTGATCGGGTTTCGAACGATCGGATCTTCCCCGTACTTCGCGAGGCGACCGAATGCCTCAAGATGATGATCGGCGGAGATAATTCGAGCATCGTTGTCGCGGCAGTTTCCAAACTGAATGCCGATTTCGATCATCTTCTTGAGACCATCATCGAAGCCCCTGCACAACCCGAGCAGCTCACACGGCCTGTCACCGAGGCGGCAGCCGAAGTCTCGTCACAGCCGGATGCTGAAATCACGAAAAAACCGGATTCACGCGCGATCGTTCGTGTTTCGCTTGATCGGTTGGACGATATGGTCAGCGTCATTCGTGATCTCGTCGTCAGCAGGTCGATGTTCGAACAGCGACTCAAGGAATTTGACCGTCAGGTGAACGAACTGCACAATGCCGCCCGCCGCCTTCAGTCGACGAACAGTCGCTTTGAGGTCGACCTGGGTGCATCTATGCTTGAGGCCGACCGAGCACCCGGAAAGGGTTTCGGACGCCCTGCTTACCCAACAGACGGACGGTCTGTCGCGGATGCAGATCATTTCGACCCGCTTGAGTTCGATCGGTATACCGAATTTCACGAAGCTGTCCTTGAATTGTCAGAGGCTTCGGGCGATACATTCGCGATCAATTCTGCGCTTGAGACCGTAAAGGACGACCTTCAATCGTTGTTCGATAAGCAAAAACGTCTTATCGACGGTATTCAGGAAAAGATCATGCGTATCAGGCTGGTAGCCTTTGGCACGCTCAAAACGCGGCTCGAACGAGCCGTCCGCGTTACTTGCGATGACGAAAGCAAAAAGGCCGATGTTTATCTTGAGAACGGTGAACTCGAGGTCGATACTCAGATCCTTGATTTCCTTATCGAACCGCTCATGCACCTATTGAAGAATGCGGTCGTTCATGGGATCGAGTACCCCGAAACTCGCCGACTGATCGGAAAGCCTGAGGTCGGCCGGATCGACGTACGGCTCGATAACGAGGAAACCCATATCGTACTTAGGGTATCGGACGACGGCGGCGGAATCGTCACGGCTGCCTTGAAGGAAAAAGCCATCGGAAATGGGCTGATCACCGTTGAGCAAGGCGATCGAATGTCAGAACAGGAGATCCTCGACCTCATCTTCGTACCTGGCCTGACCACGGCCGAACGCCTCAATCTTAATGCTGGACGCGGCGTGGGAATGAACATCGTCAAAAAGACGATCGAATCGCGAAATGGGACGATCGCCATCGATTCGTCACCTCATCGCGGCACAACTTTTACCGTCAGAATGCCTCTTCAGCTTGGGCTTACAAAAGCGCTCTTGATCGGCACGGCGACCGACACATATGCGATCCCGATCAAGATGGTCAAACAGATAGTCGAGGTCGACCAGACGTACATTCAAGCACATGGCTCAGATCACAAGGTCGCGATCGGCGACGCGATCTACGAACTGCGTTTCATCGATGAATTTCTCGGTTTTGCCGACGAACCCGATCTCGGCACAGGCCCGATCACGGTCGTGCTGATCGAAACGGCCGACGGAATAAAGGCACTTTCGGTGCAAAAGGTCCTTAAGTCGGAAGAGATCGTCATCAAGCCTCTCGCAAAACCATTGTCCGAACTTCGTGGCGTGCTTGGCGCAGCCGTTGTGGGAAGCGGCGAATTGGCACCGATTCTCGATGTGCCATATTTCTTCGCTCGCGGGCGCCGCGAAAAACCGGTGACGGCTCTGCAGGACTCAAGATCGGAAACACTTACGATCATGGCGGTCGACGATAGTCCGAGCGTCCGTCATTTGACGTCAAAAGTGATAATGAACGCCGGATGGAATGCAATGGTCGCGAAAGACGGCATCGACGCACTTGAGTCGCTGAACAATTCAGCCAAGCTGCCCGACGTTATCCTTACTGATATCGAAATGCCGCGCATGGGCGGCTATGAATTCGTGGCCGAATTGAAAAAAGACGAACGGTTGAGACCGATCCCGGTGATCGTCATTACGTCACGCGGCGGCGATAAGCATCGTGAAAAGGCATTCGAGAATGGTGTGACGGACTACCTGGTAAAACCCTACAGCGACGCCGAACTGATCGAGAAGATCCAGACGTTGACTATGCTGGTCTGA